attaaacaaattataaatgaggtgatgattttgtatttgtttgtgaaaataTGAAATGGAAAGAGAAAGTGTTTTCTCAAACTAAACAtgtcctttcttttcttcttctccttcctttttaATTACAAAGGATGTCTAAGACCTGTTATGGGAAGGGGGATAGGGTAAAGTGGAGGCAAGGCAGCTtatgtaggatttgatttgaggATGAAGCAGTCCTCAAAGGGGCTTTCTGCCACTTTAACTAAGGTTATTTGgctatttttcttctattttgcattttcttttcaatctgTCTCCTCATGATCTATATGTTTGTATGTGTGTCCAAATGCTGTTATTTTTCTCTGGAGCAGGTATATCCTTTTTGTAACACTACTCAGCATCCTGGAATCAAGCTTTTCAGTGGCATTTAAAATGTTTGATGTCCACAATAATGGGTTATTGTTCGTGCTACTCCTTTGAAAGTGAAGTATCACTTGGTAGTCTCAATGTATATATAGCCCGagttaatattttgtaaattgtGATTCTTTCTTTTACAGTATATTCTTCTCTTTACTCATTTTAACCATTATATTAATCAGTAATTTTTTTGAGCATGAGGATATTGCAATTAGTTTGTTGTGAACTTGTGATGGCATCAATTTCAAGGCTACACAAAATGTTGCATTGTAATTCTAGCTACATATGAATTGGATTTGCATCCCTGTGGGTGCTTGCTTTTCCACTGTTATAATTATACCTCTCTTCTGATGACATTAATTCGTTTTCCCCATTTTGAAGGGAGATAAATAAGGAAGAATTCAAGAAAGTGATGGCATTGATGCGATCTTGTCATTGACAGGGTGTTCACCACAGGGATGGACTGCGTATTGGCCTAAAGGTGAGTGATTCTGTGGAAGATGGAGAGTGGAATACTTTTTTGATAAAGATGGAAATGGATGCCTCCAGCatgataaatttgaaatttttttgagaGTTGCATGATGAGGTAAATTTCTAGTTGCTTCAATCACAACATGTCATTATGgggtttgatttatttttattttgtagggaATGATATTTTGAGGGATTAAGCAGCTACACTCCACTTAAGTTTTCTTCTTAATCctgtttatataattttattcggTGTTTCGCTCTTATGTTAGGGAGGATTCCTCATCCTCCAAATGCACGGTAAGCTCTTGTCTTTTGtcttggtaattttttttttctttaaacacCCTCTCCAAAATGCAGGGAAAGGTAAAATCATAAGTTTGATTTTTGGTTTCTGGTGTTTTGGCTATGGTTTGCTTGTCATTTCTGCTCCGCATATTTTGAAAACCATGTATTATAAGTTGTCTGaacatttatgatatattgcaTAATTATGCATGTGGAAAAAGATCTTtatacttttatgtttttaatatcattaatcTGGAGGTAGTTGAGACTTGTGATAATAGCATTAAGAACTGCAAAAAACTGATTTTGCTTTTATGTGTAATCTGAGAtagttttaagaaattttattgtttgcaAATTTAAGTTTCTTAGTTATGTTAAATACTATAGGAATTAGGAATCATGCTGACTAGTTGTTTGGAAGCCAATAATTCTTTGGAACTTTGTCAGATATGGTGATTGTACTTGTGGGTCTGGCATGCTATCTTTTAGATCTATTTTGATCTTAGAAAGGGAAAAGCAAGCACAAGGATAGTGAAAATACTTAGAATTCTGCTTGGTGTGTGTCTATGGGATAGTACTGGATCAGGATAGAGAAGAAAAGGGATAAAATGTGTAATATTCTCTAGTACCGCTCTGGACTCTGGTAACAGAGCCAGAGATGAATTACTTACTCTAATGCCAGGGTATTCGAAAGACTGACCTCCTCCCACTCTTCAAGAGTCCAAACCTTTCCAACTTGATAAGATCCCctctctcaagtctcaacccccccttttttttattcataggcACAGGCCTTGTTCAAACAATCTCACATAACTAACAAATGCTAACTAATCAACCTATTGTAACTAACTACTTATGGGGGTTTATCTACCGGTATGTGACATGTGGTTGTGATTTATTGAGATAACTTGACACTTATGCTTCTACATAAAAGATTGTGTGGATTTGAATCCCTgccataaattttatatatactagATTATTCTTTTCCATTCATTTATGTAGATTCTTTTCTATAGTGACCTTAGAAGTGGTTATGCATGacaattgtaatattttatgcAGATTCTGAGGCTGGAGTTTGCTCATTATGACTACCAATCTCGACAAACCATATCAGCCAAGGACTTTGCGCTCTCCATGGTTGCTTCTGCCGACATGAGTCATCTAGGCAGGTTGCTTGAACGGGTTGATGGATTGAATGATGATCCACGCCTTAAGGATGCACGtctcacatttgaggacttaaAAAACTTTGCAGAGCTACGGAAAAAGTTACTGCCATTTTCTTTGGCCCTTTTCAGTTTTGGAGAAGTAAATGGCCTGTTGACAAGAGACGATTTTCAGAGAGCAGCATCACATGTATGGCATTTATCTTTGATTTTGTGCTCAACATAGTAGTAATAGAGGATAAGATATTCATATCATCTAAACAATGTTACAAATCTTTTTTTCTGGGCTTAATTGCAAATTTAGTCCTCCTATTTGTCTTAGTTTTTGAATTTGGtccccttataatttaattcaccaaTTGAGTTCCCCATTTTTTTGCAATTCGGTAATTTTAGTCCCCAACTCCAAAtttggacgttgaccgttaattttttacattgacCGTCACGTGTCATGCTCTTATTGGAAATTGAATTTCGTGCACCTAATCAATGTCCAATAAAAACATGACACACAACGTTCAAATTCGAGATTGGGGACTAAAATTATTGGATTGCAAAAAAATGGGAGACTCAATTGGTGAATTAAATTACAGGGAGACCAAATTTGTGAGTTGAGATAAATAGGGGGACCAAATTTGCAATTAAGCCTTTTTTCTGCTATCAATTGTTTGATTACATGATCTGGAGTGTGGACTTTAGATTAACCAAAGTGTTTTTCTAGTATTCTTTCCTTGGGCAATTTTTGTAGATTATATGAAGAGGACAACAAATTCTTATATTGTCTGATTGTTATAATTTCAGGTATATGGCATATCTCTCTCGAACATTGTGGTTGAAATTGTTTTCCATTTGTTTGATGCAAATCGGGATGGAAACCTAAGTTTTGATGAGTTTGTTAGAGTGCTACACAAGCGTGAAAAGGATGTTGCACAGCCCGTGGAGACAGGAATAATGGGCTGGTTGTCTTGTGGCGGGAATCGTATGCATAACCCTTTATCTTCATGGATGTTTTCCTGATGCAGAAAAGTTAATTTCACAAACATTTCAAGAACAGACATAACAAAATGGATTGGAACCCTTGAtgggaagagaaaaatgaaagaaaaacaaaggaaaagatGGGTTGTGATTGTTGGTCTGGAACTGGAAGCTTCCCATAAAATGCATTTGTGTGCCAAGCACAGATCTTCCTGATATCACCTTATTTTGCAGCACCCTTAAAGAAAAGATGGACACATAAATAATCTACTTTTTAATAGCTTGGAAATATCAAACAAGTATGTTGTATAGTCAATATGTATCACTGAGGTGGTCACCTGTTTATCCCCCTTTGTGCGGTTGATTTTGGGTTGATTGCTGATACCCAACACCTGGAACTATTTTGCCATGTATGTACCCCAGCTTTGTACTCAACTCGTTCTGTTCAATGAAATATTTTAGAGTGTGTTTGTatgagagaatttaaaattatgagaaattttaaattctaagaatttcaaatatttcaattgaaattcttttattttcaaaattgtgtttggataaaaaaaattaaaattgagggtgaaagaaaatgaatgcaaaaaaaaaaaaaagatatggttggtgtgcttccaaagagaagaatattgaTGCGGCATGGGAAGTTCCAGGGAAACCGGGACATAATAGCATACACCACCATACTCGACCACAACATTCAGTCAACGACGCAGGGCATGACCCAGGTCCTCTGTGCTAGTGAGCATCTCCACCGCGTGATAGGCAGCGACGACTATTCCCATGACTGGCGGGTGCAATTCTATGTGTCTCCCTACGCCCGCACCTGATCAACGCTTCACGAGCTCAAatggtgtttcttgaagaagaggaTCATCGGCGTGAGGGAAGAGTCGTGAGTTTGAGAACGGGATTTCGGGAACTTTCAGGTAGAAGAAGGATGAAGGTTATAAAGGAAATACACGAACGTTTTGAAAGGTTCTTCtatcaagaagagaatttcaatttctcaccttttagaagaaaattaaaattccacatttttagttgtttaaaattccataaatttaaattcttcataaaaaacatccaaacaatgaattttagattaaagaaatttaaattctctgataaattctttcctcagttaaaattatctatccaaacacactcttaccttgtgtttggatcaggaatttcaaaatttcagggaatttgaattgatttgattttaatttttttcattttttaaatactttatttggataaatcaattcaaatttcttccgttttaaattttttgtttggatagggcaattcaatttcctccatatgcaaaatttcaattttatattttaaatagatgaaattttaatattaaactttatagaaaataaatacaatctacttttgaaatattaattaaaaaatatttttcaatttttaataatttataaatacaaaatattgataattttaactagggtTGTTTTGCCTGACCACAATCAGTGATGTTTTTAAACCGACACCAACCAAGACTATTTTTCGGTCGACATCAAATAgggttttttttgtcaaagtatgtCGGGAATATTTGTCAGCTGGGGCTATTTTTCGGCTAACATTGGTTGAGTCTATTATTCAGTCGAtgttggctaggtttttttaCCAACGTCGGCTTGGGTTTGTTTTGTCGACATCGGTTAGGGTCTTTTCAAACGACATTGACCAACACTATTTTTAGCCAACGTCGACCTAAAAAATTCTAGCAggcgttgacaaaaaaatctacccaatatcggctaaaaaatagcttggtcGATGCCACCAATAGAACCTACCCGATGTCGATCAAAAAACATCATTGGTTAATGTTGGATGAAAAATCTCTAGTcaaagttggctaaaaaataacccTGACCAATGTTGAACAAAAAACCTACCCAACATTGACTATAAAATAGCCTTGGCTGATGTTGACTAAAAAATAGCTCTGATCGATGTCGACCGAAAAAACTCTAGTGGATGTCGATTATAAGAACCTAGTCGATGTTGACTAAAAATATTCATGTCCAATGTCGGTCAAAAATACCTAGCTGGTATTAGCAAAAAAAACcctagccaacatcaaccaaaaaacctagctaatgtggttaagaaatagctctGGCTAGTATCAGCCAGAAAACCCTAGTCGATGTCAGCAAAAAAATCCTAACTGACGTCggctaagaaaatctagttgacattAGCCAAAACACCTTAGCTAACATCGACTAAAAAATAACTCTAGccgatattggctaaaaaatagctttggctgATGTTCGCTGGAAAAACCTAGCAGACGTCAGCTAAAAAACCCTAGCAGGTgtctactcaaaagttagtcatgaccAACGTCAGTCAAAAAAATCTAGTCAATGTCAgtcaaaaaaatcattggtcaacatcaactgaaaaaacctaGATTACAAcgacaaaaaaaatccttggcCGACGTTAGCAAAAATTTCCCATGTTTGACATCAGTGAGAAAATAACCCAAACCTCGGCCAACGttagtgaaaaacaacttatgttGATGTTGACcgtaaaaactttggtcacTCGTAGTTGTGAGTGTTGAGCGAGAAAGAATCGCAAGCAAGAACGCGAGTTAGAGTGAAAATCtctgaaaaaagaatttcaaattctatattttttgagagaatttgaaatctcactgttttagtcaatcaaaatgattcataaaaataccaaaaattaaatcttctTTCAAATACTTTATCCAAACAagctattttatcatgaatccttttaaattccttgaaaaaaatgaattcccTTGCTGAATtgttccatccaaacacactattaagGATTTCTATCGTAGTAAATCTACTATGAACGCCTACTATACAATATTTTCAATGTATGTTGATGCAATGCAGTACCTAGGTATTGCTGTATGGGTGAGATGTTAGCCTTGAGGAGAAAAGCAGAGGAGTAAATTACAAGGCATCGAATATaagtttaaatatctttttactatttgtaattaaatctttttttttgttttctattctgccaaattattattttttaagttcttgtaaattatgtttttttttgtttttagaccTTAAAACATTTTAGATAGTGCTTtggatagttaaaaaatattatttaaagtgttataaggacaaaaaataaaaacatagtttacaagaactaaaaacaaaaaaattttttttacaagaatgaaaaacaaaaaaaaaaatactaaattacaagaactaaaaagatatttaagtaTCCAATATATTACAAAATCTTTGTATTCCTTTCTATCCATATATGTTGATTATGATTTTTCACTGAATTTGGAATATCCTTCGGTTCAAAGTAATTTTGAGGTATCAAGGTTCACTTAAAAGGATTAGTTTTCCAACAAATGTTTTTCATATACATGGACTTGAAGATTGAATTGTTGACTACATCTGTATTAAAGATTGATAACCAAATACCTACTAGAAGAAATGTAAAGAACAAGAATTGTTGAAACTCATATTGGAAGATCAATCGACCAAAATAATCATGAGCAATGACAATATTATAGGTTTCTTCCTCATgattagattaaaatatattttgttctttcatcttattattaaattttgttaaggttctttattttttaaaagatttactTTGGTCTTTTTGACTCTCAAATTTGAGTTAATGTGGTTTTCTCAAAACACTGATTGATTTTGAGTTTTCT
The genomic region above belongs to Glycine max cultivar Williams 82 chromosome 14, Glycine_max_v4.0, whole genome shotgun sequence and contains:
- the LOC100817395 gene encoding calcium uptake protein, mitochondrial, with translation MGVYLPILRLEFAHYDYQSRQTISAKDFALSMVASADMSHLGRLLERVDGLNDDPRLKDARLTFEDLKNFAELRKKLLPFSLALFSFGEVNGLLTRDDFQRAASHVYGISLSNIVVEIVFHLFDANRDGNLSFDEFVRVLHKREKDVAQPVETGIMGWLSCGGNRMHNPLSSWMFS